The Triticum urartu cultivar G1812 chromosome 5, Tu2.1, whole genome shotgun sequence genome contains the following window.
CCGGCGCCACCTACAGTATTCACGCACCGAGAGTATGACGACGTGCCGGATGCCAGCGGCACCATCATGCCCCTCGAGTCCATGGTGCGCCGCCCCTTCTTCTTCGGGCCCGGAGAGCTCAGCACCATCCGCTCCCACCTCCCGCCGGCCGTCCGTCGCAGCGCCACCGCCTTTGATCTCCTCACGGGGTGCTTGTGGAGGTGTCGCACCGTGGCGCTGGCCCCCGTCGCCCACGAGGAGATGCGGATGATTTGCCTCGTCAGCCCCCGAGGCCGGAAGCAGCAGGACGGCGGCACCCCCGTCGTCCCTGTCGGCTACTACGGCAACGCGTTCGCGTGCCCGGTCGCCATCTCCACGGCCGGCGACCTTTGTGCCAACCCGGTGAGCTACGCCGTGGAGCTGGTGATGAAGACCAAGAGGGAGGTGGACATGGAGTATCTGAGGTCGGTGGCACGCCTCATGGTGCGGCGGGGGCGGCCGCACTTCACGATGGTGCACGCATACGTGATGGCGGACGTATCTAAGTTTGGGTTCCGCGACCACGACTTCGGGTGGGGCACACCGGTCTACGGCGGAATGGCCGAAGGTGGCATCGGCCATATGACCGGGGACACCAGCTTCCTCATCGCCGTCAAGAATTCCAAGGGTGAGGACGGCCTCGTGGTGCCCGTGTGCCTGCCTAGTCCCGTCATGGACAAGTTCGTGGAGGAGATGAGAAGGTTGATGCACCCGGCCGTCGGTGCCGTGGCCGTACCGCGGCAACTTCCTGTGATCAGATCTCCTATatgaaccgagtccggccagccTACCATAAATAAGCCGGAGTTGAGTTATGCATggtatactccctccgttcctaaatataaagTTTTTTACTGATTTTATAATAGGGACTACATACACAGCAAAACGAGTGAATCTACACACTAAAATACATCTATATGTTAAACTCTGTATGATCGTCTAGGCTAGATCCTTAAGGGTAGATGGGATGAGGAGTACAAGATACCTTCACTTCCTTCATATCGAGGAACTCCCGGTGCCGGCCATGGTGGATGGCAGCGGTGTGGGCGTGTGTGTGCGTgagtggcggcggtggagctTCCCGTCGCTTCAGCGCCACCCTCTGGATCGGACTAGGGTTAGGAGTGGGCAACAGTGGCGGAGGCGAACCTCGTGATGCTAGCCGCCGACCCCACCTCTTTATATAGTGCAGGTGACAGGGGCCCGTCAGGGCGCGGATCAAAGGGTCCGGTGGGCCGTTGGGCCCACACGGTGGAGATCATCCTAACATTCTCCCCCTTGATCTCAACTTTTACTTTTGACCTTATACTTTtactttactcgtttcataacagATCAATACATAGAACATGTTTCATCGTCACAGCTCAATTGCCGATAGAATCAGACAGCCACAACGTACCTCTCTGTTTTGAAACAAATTCTTTAACCTTGGGCCATTTTATTGTCCGAAAATGTTAGACTATACCATAAAACCCATGTCGACTGTGTGTTCTCCGAACACACTGGGCAGTAAGCCTTTAATAAGCAGATCTGCAAACGCTTGTCTGTTGCTTTTATGCTTTAAGCATTTCTACATAATTCCGGACTTTTTCCTTTACAACACATAACTCTGTGTCAGTGTATTTGGCATCAACACTTGACTCGTTGACATAGGAGCAAAACTTAAAATGGTTATCGCTGTTGTCAACCATTATCAACTCCGGGTACAGATCTCCTTAACCATTTTGCCTGTCCCCCAGCCTCATATCATGCTATAAAATATCTTTGCATCACATTGATGATAATTGTTTCATTCTTTGGAGCTTTGCCACACAAAAACTCCAAGTGTGAAAGTTAGCGATAATTGTGGATTTCGCTATATTTTTCACAAGTCCTGTCTTTATACTCACAATCTTTTGAGAGCACTTATTTCTTTCAGCATGAGGCCGATATCTTTGACTCCATTCCAGTTATCTATATATGAGGTGGACATTGCCAAAACAATCTGGATATGTGAACTGTGTTAGGGTAATATATTGAGCTTCCAACAACTGAAGCATATGGTACCATATCCGTTTTGAATCTTTTCTCATGAATTTTTTGGAACACCATAGT
Protein-coding sequences here:
- the LOC125556613 gene encoding benzyl alcohol O-benzoyltransferase-like; this encodes MAGSPALKFTVRRQPVVLVAPAGPTPRELTRLSDIDDQDALRFQLPIIHFFRRHDGRNDDPAPVLRDAIAAALVHYYPLAGRLRQLEGRKLAVDCTSEGVLFVEADADIRLDQFGAALQPPFACLDELLFDVPGSSGLLDTPIIHFQVTRLACGGFIMASKIQHTVLDGPGMVQFLAAVAELARGAVAPTVRPVWARELLMAMHDDPAPPTVFTHREYDDVPDASGTIMPLESMVRRPFFFGPGELSTIRSHLPPAVRRSATAFDLLTGCLWRCRTVALAPVAHEEMRMICLVSPRGRKQQDGGTPVVPVGYYGNAFACPVAISTAGDLCANPVSYAVELVMKTKREVDMEYLRSVARLMVRRGRPHFTMVHAYVMADVSKFGFRDHDFGWGTPVYGGMAEGGIGHMTGDTSFLIAVKNSKGEDGLVVPVCLPSPVMDKFVEEMRRLMHPAVGAVAVPRQLPVIRSPI